From Halotia branconii CENA392, the proteins below share one genomic window:
- a CDS encoding peptide chain release factor 3 — MSTELQSELHKAVELRRNFAIISHPDAGKTTLTEKLLLYGGAIHEAGAVKARRAQRKATSDWMAMEQQRGISITSTVLQFTYQNCQINLLDTPGHQDFSEDTYRTLAAADNAVMLIDVAKGLEPQTRKLFEVCKLRGLPIFTFINKLDRPGREPLELLDEIEQELGLQTYAVNWPIGMGDRFKGVFDRNQQQIHLFERSAHGSKEARDTIINLGDAQIEELLEQELYHQLKNDLELLEGVGPELNLELIHQGKMTPVFFGSAMTNFGVELFLKHFLDYALKPGSHSSTVGEVPPTYPDFSGFVFKLQANMDPKHRDRVAFVRVCTGKFEKDMTVNHARTGKVVRLSRPQKLFAQERESIDEAYPGDVIGLNNPGVFAIGDTIYTGQKLEYEGIPYFSPELFATLRNPNPSKFKQFQKGISELREEGAVQIMYSADEAKRDPIMAAVGQLQFEVVQFRLQNEYGVETLLELLPYSVARWVEGGWEALNQVGRIFNTTTVKDSMGRPVLLFRNEWNCQQLQGDHPNLKLSAIAPVFSAQPAMEE, encoded by the coding sequence ATGTCAACTGAACTTCAATCAGAACTGCATAAAGCAGTTGAACTTCGTCGCAATTTTGCAATTATTTCTCACCCTGATGCAGGTAAAACTACACTCACAGAAAAGCTTCTGTTATACGGAGGCGCAATTCATGAAGCTGGGGCAGTCAAGGCACGGAGAGCGCAGCGAAAGGCGACCTCAGACTGGATGGCAATGGAACAACAACGGGGAATTTCCATTACATCTACAGTACTACAGTTTACATACCAAAACTGTCAGATCAATTTATTAGATACACCCGGACACCAAGATTTTAGTGAAGATACTTATCGGACTTTAGCAGCTGCCGATAATGCGGTGATGCTGATTGATGTAGCCAAAGGTTTAGAACCGCAAACGCGGAAGTTATTTGAAGTATGTAAGTTGCGGGGTCTACCCATTTTTACCTTCATTAATAAACTTGATCGTCCGGGAAGAGAACCGCTGGAACTGTTAGACGAGATAGAGCAAGAATTGGGGTTACAAACCTATGCAGTTAATTGGCCGATTGGGATGGGCGATCGCTTTAAAGGTGTATTTGACCGCAACCAACAACAAATCCATTTATTTGAGCGTAGCGCCCACGGTAGTAAAGAAGCCCGTGATACGATTATCAATTTAGGTGATGCCCAAATTGAAGAACTTCTAGAACAAGAATTGTACCACCAACTGAAAAATGATTTAGAACTATTAGAAGGTGTTGGCCCGGAACTGAATTTAGAACTGATTCATCAAGGAAAAATGACCCCAGTTTTCTTTGGTAGTGCAATGACCAACTTTGGGGTAGAGTTATTCCTCAAACACTTTCTTGACTATGCCCTTAAACCCGGTTCCCATAGCAGCACCGTCGGTGAAGTTCCTCCCACCTACCCGGACTTTTCAGGGTTTGTTTTTAAATTACAAGCCAATATGGACCCAAAACATCGCGATCGCGTCGCATTTGTCCGGGTTTGCACAGGTAAGTTTGAAAAAGATATGACAGTGAATCACGCTAGGACTGGTAAAGTCGTCCGCCTGTCTCGTCCGCAAAAACTTTTTGCTCAAGAGAGAGAATCGATTGATGAAGCTTATCCTGGCGATGTGATCGGTTTGAACAATCCTGGTGTTTTTGCGATCGGCGATACAATTTACACGGGGCAGAAGTTGGAATATGAAGGAATTCCGTATTTTTCACCGGAACTATTTGCGACTCTTAGGAATCCTAACCCCTCGAAGTTTAAGCAATTCCAAAAAGGCATTTCCGAATTGCGGGAAGAAGGTGCAGTACAAATTATGTACTCAGCTGATGAAGCCAAGCGCGATCCGATTATGGCAGCGGTGGGTCAGTTGCAATTTGAAGTGGTGCAATTTCGCTTGCAAAATGAGTACGGGGTGGAAACCTTGCTAGAATTATTGCCTTATAGCGTCGCCCGTTGGGTTGAAGGTGGTTGGGAAGCTTTGAATCAAGTGGGACGTATATTTAATACCACCACAGTCAAAGACAGCATGGGTCGCCCAGTATTGCTATTCCGGAATGAATGGAATTGTCAACAGTTACAGGGAGATCATCCAAATTTAAAATTAAGCGCGATCGCCCCGGTATTTTCTGCTCAACCAGCAATGGAAGAATAA
- a CDS encoding DUF4870 domain-containing protein: MYDSDKRKLLSALCHGAIFFSTTFVSVGLPIALLFVTNDSVVKENAKESINFHFNVWLYGTIIAVLIWLTLGLLLPLAGLGYLLHWGLTIWAIAHVLTNPDQPFRYPFIFRIL; the protein is encoded by the coding sequence ATGTACGATTCGGACAAACGCAAGCTGTTATCTGCTTTATGTCATGGAGCCATTTTTTTCAGTACAACTTTTGTCTCTGTAGGTTTACCTATTGCCCTACTGTTTGTAACTAATGATTCTGTTGTTAAGGAAAATGCCAAAGAATCGATTAATTTTCACTTTAATGTCTGGCTTTACGGAACCATTATTGCAGTATTAATCTGGTTGACTCTTGGTTTGCTGTTGCCACTAGCAGGACTCGGATATTTGCTGCACTGGGGACTAACAATTTGGGCGATCGCTCACGTTCTCACCAATCCTGATCAACCTTTTCGTTATCCCTTTATTTTCCGCATTTTATAG
- the hemB gene encoding porphobilinogen synthase, giving the protein MFPIHRPRRLRTHPQLRRMVRETVLTTNDLIYPLFAVPGNGIAKEVKSMPGVYQLSVDKIVEEAKVVYDLGIPAIILFGIPEDKDVDATGAWHDCGIVQKAATAVKEAVPDLIVIADTCLCEYTSHGHCGYLQVGDLTGQVLNDPTLELLKKTAVSQAKAGADIIAPSGMMDGFVQAIREGLDAAGFQNTPILSYAAKYASAYYGPFRDAADSTPQFGDRRTYQMDPGNGREAIKEVELDIAEGADMLMVKPALAYMDIIWRVKEATNLPVAAYNVSGEYSMIKAAALNDWIDEKRVVLETLTGFKRAGADLILTYHAKDAARWLQ; this is encoded by the coding sequence ATGTTTCCAATACATCGCCCACGCCGTCTGCGTACTCATCCCCAACTGCGCCGGATGGTACGTGAAACTGTCTTAACCACAAATGATTTAATTTACCCACTTTTTGCTGTTCCAGGTAATGGAATTGCCAAAGAAGTGAAATCTATGCCTGGAGTTTACCAACTTTCGGTAGACAAAATTGTTGAAGAGGCAAAAGTAGTTTATGACTTAGGGATTCCTGCAATTATTTTATTTGGTATCCCTGAAGATAAAGATGTTGATGCCACTGGCGCTTGGCATGATTGTGGTATTGTTCAAAAAGCAGCAACTGCGGTAAAAGAAGCAGTACCAGATTTAATTGTCATTGCTGATACTTGTTTGTGTGAATACACAAGTCACGGTCACTGCGGCTATTTACAAGTCGGTGATTTGACAGGACAAGTTCTTAACGACCCAACCTTAGAATTACTCAAGAAAACAGCAGTTTCTCAAGCAAAAGCAGGTGCAGACATCATTGCACCTTCTGGGATGATGGATGGCTTTGTACAGGCCATTCGTGAGGGTTTGGATGCAGCTGGATTCCAAAACACGCCAATTTTGTCTTATGCTGCTAAGTATGCTTCGGCTTACTATGGCCCATTTCGGGATGCAGCAGACTCAACACCGCAATTTGGGGATAGAAGAACCTATCAAATGGACCCAGGTAACGGTCGTGAAGCTATTAAAGAAGTTGAGCTAGATATTGCCGAAGGTGCTGATATGCTCATGGTCAAGCCAGCTTTGGCTTACATGGACATTATCTGGCGCGTGAAGGAAGCGACTAATTTACCAGTTGCCGCCTACAATGTTTCTGGTGAGTATTCCATGATTAAAGCTGCTGCTCTCAATGATTGGATTGATGAAAAGCGTGTAGTTTTGGAAACTCTGACCGGGTTTAAACGCGCTGGTGCGGATTTGATCTTAACCTACCATGCTAAGGATGCGGCACGATGGTTACAGTAA